Proteins encoded by one window of Rubrobacter indicoceani:
- a CDS encoding response regulator transcription factor, whose amino-acid sequence MSGAVLLVIGNDEERLRLRRALASEGWRVIPAGTGSHARQMSERQQFDVAVVDNRLPDERGFQVISAVQRPGVYTVALLRDEDTMDRIVGIELGADYYMRSPVNPRELVARVKQIFRRKDSAGRENSSSSRILVGDLEIDPDEVQVTKGGREISLSRREFDLLCVLARRPGRVFERSALLRQVWGQDDYIDERTVNVYVQRLRTKLGDNSEKPRIIETVRGFGYRLVKPA is encoded by the coding sequence TTGAGCGGGGCTGTTTTGCTTGTGATCGGGAACGACGAGGAACGGTTGCGCTTGCGGCGGGCGCTCGCATCCGAGGGGTGGCGGGTGATCCCGGCCGGTACCGGTTCCCATGCCCGGCAGATGTCCGAGCGGCAGCAGTTCGACGTTGCGGTCGTGGATAACCGTCTGCCGGACGAACGCGGCTTTCAGGTTATCTCGGCGGTGCAGAGGCCGGGGGTCTATACCGTTGCGCTCCTCCGCGATGAGGATACGATGGACCGGATAGTCGGTATAGAACTCGGCGCGGACTACTACATGCGCTCGCCCGTCAACCCGAGGGAGTTGGTGGCGCGGGTAAAGCAGATATTCCGCAGGAAAGACAGCGCCGGGCGGGAGAACTCTTCTTCCAGCAGGATCCTTGTCGGGGACCTCGAGATAGACCCGGACGAGGTTCAGGTCACGAAGGGCGGGCGGGAGATAAGCCTCTCCCGCCGGGAGTTCGACCTGCTCTGCGTTCTGGCTCGCAGGCCCGGGCGGGTCTTTGAGCGGTCCGCCCTCTTGCGGCAGGTCTGGGGTCAGGACGACTACATAGACGAGCGCACCGTCAACGTCTACGTCCAGCGGCTCAGGACCAAGCTCGGCGACAACTCCGAAAAGCCCCGCATCATAGAGACCGTTCGGGGGTTCGGCTACAGGCTCGTGAAACCGGCCTGA
- a CDS encoding tyrosine-type recombinase/integrase — protein sequence MSGTKRTRGEGTIRSHKGGLVEARLYIPKELRHKTGGRERVSFYGRNESEALKKKKLFEKDLEKGYSLESRRLTVAAYMKRWLDGPLKRRVSARTLQDYRYHAEKYLIPVDCIGYVKLHELTAEDLENLYEILLDRGVGVATVRYVHTTGRAALQNAVKKRLIPYNPARDADAPKMPEREESKTLSFEQLEIFFREASKTQNRFEAFFFVASCSGFRPGEILALKWSDLVLPEEAGISGSARIGRRVEHTREQGFVLRENTKTKMRRTVPLFPEVVDALKVHRTRQLEEKSQRSDTWEEHDLVFPNQDGGIMNPNNIRRRHFKPLLESAGLPDIRLYDLRHSFSTLWVESGEDLSLLQKILGHTSIKTTADVYVHTGDAPRRLAMERFGRNLHPSKDS from the coding sequence ATGTCTGGCACGAAGAGAACTCGCGGAGAGGGGACCATCAGGAGTCACAAGGGTGGTCTGGTAGAGGCCCGTCTGTACATCCCGAAAGAGCTTCGTCATAAGACCGGAGGCAGAGAGCGGGTAAGTTTTTACGGTCGAAATGAGTCCGAAGCCCTCAAAAAGAAAAAGCTCTTCGAGAAGGACCTCGAAAAGGGATACTCGTTGGAGTCTCGCAGACTCACCGTTGCAGCGTATATGAAAAGGTGGCTTGATGGTCCCCTCAAGCGACGGGTCTCGGCGCGAACCTTGCAGGACTATCGCTACCATGCGGAGAAATACCTGATCCCGGTTGACTGCATCGGGTACGTCAAGCTCCACGAGTTAACCGCCGAGGATCTGGAAAATCTTTACGAGATCCTTCTGGATAGAGGTGTGGGTGTTGCGACCGTTCGTTACGTCCACACGACTGGGAGAGCCGCCCTGCAGAATGCGGTCAAGAAGCGATTGATTCCGTACAACCCGGCGCGAGATGCGGATGCCCCGAAGATGCCGGAGCGAGAAGAGAGCAAGACGCTATCCTTCGAACAACTGGAAATCTTTTTCAGAGAAGCTTCGAAGACCCAGAATCGTTTCGAAGCATTCTTCTTTGTTGCATCGTGCTCTGGTTTCAGGCCCGGAGAGATCCTCGCTCTGAAGTGGTCGGATCTTGTCTTGCCGGAGGAAGCCGGGATCTCCGGCTCCGCTCGAATCGGGCGGAGGGTCGAGCACACGAGGGAGCAGGGCTTCGTGCTACGCGAGAATACAAAGACCAAGATGCGTAGAACCGTGCCTCTGTTTCCAGAGGTTGTGGATGCTCTGAAGGTTCATCGTACTCGCCAACTCGAAGAGAAGTCGCAGCGAAGCGACACCTGGGAAGAACATGACCTCGTGTTCCCGAATCAGGACGGTGGAATCATGAATCCGAACAACATCCGAAGACGCCACTTCAAACCGCTTCTGGAATCTGCCGGACTGCCAGACATCCGACTCTACGATCTCCGTCATAGCTTCTCGACACTGTGGGTAGAGTCGGGGGAGGATCTGTCCCTCCTCCAGAAGATCCTCGGCCACACCTCCATAAAGACCACCGCAGATGTCTACGTCCATACCGGAGATGCCCCGAGAAGGCTCGCGATGGAGCGTTTCGGACGCAATCTGCACCCCTCCAAAGACAGCTAA
- a CDS encoding helix-turn-helix domain-containing protein produces the protein MADEELARRFGSLMRRLRLEKGFSQEEFSFRVGLHQTYVSSLERGERNVTIGTASRIAEAMDLTLSEFFATMEKKTEPTEHPEDRQGGSRS, from the coding sequence ATGGCCGATGAGGAGTTAGCTAGGCGGTTTGGCAGCTTGATGCGACGTTTGAGATTGGAGAAGGGTTTTTCTCAGGAGGAGTTCTCTTTCAGGGTCGGGCTGCACCAGACCTACGTGAGTTCACTTGAGCGGGGTGAGAGGAACGTCACCATCGGTACTGCGAGCCGGATCGCCGAGGCTATGGATCTCACGCTTTCGGAATTCTTCGCAACTATGGAGAAGAAGACCGAACCTACAGAGCATCCAGAGGATAGACAGGGCGGGTCACGTTCTTAA
- a CDS encoding M81 family metallopeptidase produces MKSSIKRVLLASLWHQTNTFSAGRTGIEDFRFESGEDAVRDGVPGLDGVRSLGSEKGWELLPAVFATAPSGPVVSDIVVELFWDLFLSTVENGSGADIDGVFMSMHGAMVSESFPDVEGEVLRRIRSLERFSDVPICGVLDLHANFTETMCREADGLIACRNESGEDARKTTYDAALLLNDLMETESRPVTLREHPPLLWPPAVATSNREPMLTLQSRARILEHEIPDMSFINVFAGFPYSDVPEAGVSFTAIADGDLELARSALRELNVLASSKRKLHIEDLTASEAVARSKGRIPEQTLFLEASDDVENGAFGSSRIVLNALVKQDAQDALVVIHDTAVKDNLKEFKLGNVIELIGDKELRSTRGRLISKEDSHAVVKVYGVTALMIGTRTPMDSFERLRAFGIEPEDYSVIVLKSSKRLNPLDDTFHWNTLVLDSPGATQLHLERLFFKNVTRPVYPLDAL; encoded by the coding sequence TTGAAAAGCTCGATAAAAAGAGTTCTTCTGGCCAGCCTCTGGCATCAGACCAACACCTTTAGTGCCGGGAGAACAGGTATCGAGGATTTCCGGTTCGAGAGCGGTGAGGACGCTGTGAGAGATGGGGTTCCCGGACTCGACGGTGTGAGAAGTCTTGGCAGCGAGAAAGGGTGGGAGTTGCTACCCGCTGTCTTCGCCACCGCACCGTCTGGGCCAGTGGTTTCAGACATCGTTGTCGAGCTATTTTGGGATCTGTTTCTCTCAACCGTAGAGAATGGGTCTGGGGCGGATATAGACGGTGTATTTATGTCGATGCACGGTGCAATGGTCAGCGAGTCATTCCCGGATGTAGAGGGTGAAGTTCTGCGACGCATTCGGAGCCTCGAAAGATTTTCTGACGTGCCGATCTGCGGCGTTCTGGATCTCCATGCCAACTTCACCGAGACCATGTGCCGGGAGGCGGATGGTTTGATCGCGTGCCGAAACGAATCCGGTGAAGACGCCCGGAAGACTACTTACGATGCAGCATTGCTACTCAATGACTTGATGGAAACGGAGAGCAGGCCTGTGACACTTAGAGAGCATCCTCCGCTCCTCTGGCCGCCAGCGGTAGCGACATCTAACAGAGAACCCATGCTCACTCTACAGAGCCGCGCCCGCATACTAGAGCATGAGATTCCCGACATGTCATTCATCAATGTCTTCGCCGGGTTCCCGTATTCGGATGTTCCGGAGGCCGGGGTCAGCTTCACCGCTATCGCAGACGGAGACCTCGAACTCGCTCGCTCTGCTCTCAGAGAACTCAACGTGCTTGCCTCCTCCAAACGCAAACTCCACATCGAAGATTTGACTGCCAGTGAGGCAGTAGCTAGGTCGAAGGGCCGGATTCCGGAGCAGACACTGTTTCTCGAAGCATCGGATGACGTAGAGAATGGTGCGTTCGGAAGCAGCAGGATCGTACTGAATGCTCTCGTAAAACAAGATGCGCAGGATGCTCTCGTAGTAATCCACGATACTGCTGTTAAAGACAATCTGAAAGAGTTTAAGCTTGGAAATGTTATCGAGTTGATTGGAGATAAAGAGCTTCGGAGCACAAGAGGTAGGTTGATCTCGAAAGAAGACTCTCATGCAGTAGTGAAAGTGTATGGAGTAACTGCGTTGATGATCGGAACAAGAACGCCGATGGACAGTTTTGAACGCCTCAGAGCCTTTGGTATCGAGCCAGAAGATTACTCGGTAATCGTGTTGAAATCATCGAAGAGACTCAATCCACTCGACGATACTTTTCACTGGAATACACTCGTACTCGATTCACCGGGGGCGACACAACTGCATCTGGAACGTCTGTTCTTTAAGAACGTGACCCGCCCTGTCTATCCTCTGGATGCTCTGTAG
- a CDS encoding alpha/beta hydrolase, translating to MMNLSVAVREYGYWLGIINLLLGALCLLSGRPARRVLGLLNLLSGALLFVPVLRALGMSDRLHQQLVKSFGDSSGVSDRAPFSIIRLFGSAAERLRGVEISTHVYSRAAGQELKLDFYSDGDLALRQPCVVVLAGGSWQRSDRKRFAALNPYLASLGYRIAVVEYRTAPEFRFPSALDDVRSALSYLKENADILGLAPNRFVLLGRSAGAQLALLEAYTGTDDHISGVVSFYGAIDLPYAYANPPNPKIVDVRRLLEDYLGGSLTTDEEVYREASPINFVGSDSPPTLLLHGSRDEMVSHEQSERLSRQLTESSVAHLLISLPWATHGFDHNLYGPGGQISTYAVEAFLSAVTRSEVR from the coding sequence ATGATGAACCTCTCTGTGGCAGTTCGAGAGTACGGTTACTGGTTGGGAATTATCAACCTGCTGCTCGGCGCTCTCTGTTTGCTATCGGGCCGTCCGGCACGTAGAGTTTTGGGTCTTCTCAACCTGCTCTCGGGGGCACTGCTGTTTGTTCCCGTACTCAGGGCTCTCGGGATGTCCGACCGTCTCCACCAGCAACTAGTGAAGTCTTTTGGAGATTCGAGCGGCGTCTCTGACAGAGCTCCCTTCAGTATCATCAGGCTGTTTGGCTCCGCCGCAGAGAGACTACGAGGTGTTGAAATAAGCACGCACGTCTACAGTAGAGCTGCCGGGCAGGAGCTGAAGCTGGATTTCTATTCGGATGGCGACCTTGCTCTCCGACAACCGTGCGTCGTGGTTCTGGCCGGAGGTTCCTGGCAACGCTCGGACAGGAAAAGGTTTGCTGCTTTGAACCCTTACCTGGCTTCGCTTGGCTACCGGATCGCCGTGGTCGAGTACAGAACCGCCCCTGAGTTCCGCTTTCCGAGCGCGCTCGATGACGTGCGATCCGCTTTGAGCTACCTGAAGGAGAACGCAGACATTCTCGGTCTGGCTCCAAACCGTTTCGTGCTTCTCGGGAGATCCGCGGGGGCGCAGCTCGCACTGCTTGAGGCTTATACCGGCACTGACGACCACATTTCCGGTGTCGTTTCTTTCTACGGAGCGATAGATCTGCCATACGCTTATGCAAATCCACCGAATCCAAAAATCGTAGATGTCCGCAGGCTGCTGGAAGATTACCTGGGAGGATCTCTGACCACGGACGAAGAGGTCTACCGGGAAGCCTCACCGATCAACTTCGTAGGTTCCGATTCCCCACCGACCCTGTTGCTTCACGGTAGCCGCGACGAGATGGTTTCTCACGAGCAGAGCGAGCGTCTTTCACGGCAGCTGACGGAGTCTTCAGTGGCGCATCTGCTGATAAGCTTGCCCTGGGCAACGCACGGCTTCGATCACAACCTCTACGGACCTGGAGGTCAGATCAGCACCTACGCTGTCGAGGCGTTTCTGTCAGCCGTGACGCGGAGTGAAGTACGGTAG
- a CDS encoding DeoR/GlpR family DNA-binding transcription regulator yields the protein MMEPPILSRSSIQPEEKRAIGELAAKFVEDGDVIYVSGGSTTAEMIPYLSSHRNLTVITNALNIATLLAPLANINAIIVGGTLRHSEMSMLGALTEDALRNLRVDRLFTGTPAIHPEHGLSADDLTEVQSDKNIMSIAREITVLADHTKFGCIATMIQARLEEIDRVVTDSGTGVSDVERIRERGIEVHVADMD from the coding sequence ATGATGGAGCCACCGATACTGAGCAGGTCTTCGATCCAGCCGGAGGAAAAACGGGCGATCGGAGAACTCGCGGCGAAGTTCGTGGAGGATGGAGACGTCATCTACGTAAGCGGCGGTTCCACCACGGCAGAGATGATCCCTTATCTCTCCAGCCATCGTAACCTGACGGTCATAACCAATGCTTTGAATATAGCGACACTTCTGGCACCGCTTGCAAACATCAACGCCATCATAGTCGGAGGAACTTTGCGGCACTCTGAAATGTCCATGCTCGGGGCACTTACAGAAGACGCTCTGCGAAACCTGCGCGTGGATCGTCTCTTCACAGGTACACCGGCCATACATCCGGAGCACGGCCTCTCGGCGGATGACCTGACCGAAGTGCAGAGCGACAAGAACATAATGTCCATCGCGCGAGAAATCACCGTTCTGGCGGACCACACAAAGTTCGGCTGCATCGCGACAATGATACAGGCGAGGCTAGAGGAAATAGACCGCGTAGTGACGGACTCCGGAACCGGAGTTTCCGACGTAGAGAGGATCCGCGAAAGAGGGATCGAGGTCCATGTTGCAGATATGGACTAG
- a CDS encoding D-tagatose-bisphosphate aldolase, class II, non-catalytic subunit, with the protein MSSLLADILRRHDRGEAVGIYSVCSAHPLVIETAVIQALEDGSPLLVEATSNQVDQFGGYTGMKPEDFRDLVLEIAREHGLEPDRIILGGDHLGPNTWQAEPAEQAMKKAEALIESYVRAGFTKIHLDCSMPCADDPTTLDDSVTAERAARLAAVSEKAATEVALTEKPLYIVGTEVPVPGGASETLTEVEPTDEAAARATIGAHERAFRDAGVGEAWERVVGLVVQPGVEFDHTRVIAYERGLARGLSQVTEDHDGLVFEAHSTDYQTSQNLKELVEDHWAILKVGPALTFALRESLFALEALEAELIPEERRSNLREVVEGVMLSEPGRWQKYYHGNQDEQRLLRSYSYSDRIRYYWNVPEVQAAQERLFSNLSETKLPLPLISQYLPLQYQKVRDGGVSAEPKALVLDHIRSVLKDYVFACDPRAEEARV; encoded by the coding sequence TTGAGTTCCCTGCTCGCAGATATCCTCCGACGTCACGACAGAGGTGAAGCAGTCGGTATCTACTCGGTCTGTTCGGCACACCCGCTGGTGATAGAGACGGCGGTCATACAGGCGCTCGAAGACGGCAGTCCCCTGCTCGTAGAGGCCACTTCCAACCAGGTGGATCAGTTCGGCGGGTACACCGGCATGAAGCCGGAGGACTTCCGGGATCTCGTGCTGGAGATAGCTCGCGAACACGGGCTGGAGCCGGACAGGATAATCCTCGGCGGGGACCATCTCGGCCCGAATACCTGGCAGGCCGAACCCGCAGAACAGGCGATGAAGAAAGCCGAAGCCTTGATCGAATCGTACGTCCGAGCCGGGTTCACGAAGATACACCTCGACTGCAGCATGCCCTGCGCGGATGATCCCACGACCCTCGACGATAGCGTAACCGCAGAGCGTGCAGCGAGGCTCGCTGCCGTCTCGGAGAAAGCTGCAACGGAGGTTGCGCTAACGGAGAAGCCTCTCTATATCGTCGGAACCGAAGTACCCGTCCCCGGCGGCGCGAGTGAGACTCTGACCGAGGTCGAGCCAACGGACGAGGCTGCTGCCCGTGCCACCATCGGAGCGCATGAGAGAGCCTTCCGGGACGCTGGGGTAGGAGAGGCGTGGGAAAGAGTCGTCGGCCTGGTCGTGCAGCCGGGCGTCGAGTTCGACCACACCCGTGTAATAGCCTACGAACGAGGACTCGCGAGAGGTTTGAGTCAGGTTACAGAAGACCACGACGGGCTCGTATTCGAAGCGCACTCGACCGACTACCAGACCTCGCAGAATCTGAAAGAGCTTGTTGAAGACCACTGGGCCATTCTCAAGGTCGGTCCAGCCCTGACTTTCGCGCTCCGGGAGTCTCTGTTCGCCCTCGAAGCTCTCGAAGCCGAACTTATTCCAGAGGAACGCAGATCCAACCTCCGCGAAGTCGTAGAGGGGGTGATGCTCTCCGAACCGGGACGCTGGCAGAAGTACTATCACGGCAACCAGGATGAGCAGCGCCTGCTGCGTAGCTACAGCTACAGCGACCGCATTCGCTACTACTGGAACGTCCCGGAGGTCCAGGCTGCACAGGAGCGACTCTTCTCCAACCTCTCAGAGACGAAGTTGCCGCTGCCGCTCATCAGTCAGTATCTACCGCTTCAGTATCAGAAGGTCAGAGACGGGGGGGTGAGTGCGGAACCGAAAGCACTCGTTCTGGATCACATAAGAAGTGTCTTGAAGGATTACGTCTTTGCGTGCGACCCGAGAGCCGAGGAGGCCCGAGTATGA
- a CDS encoding SIS domain-containing protein has product MTDSSGYSQTDVKERGAEWTAREISQQPSMWRRTAEILEGRSSEIKSFIQPLMSRRELRIVLAGAGTSAFAGEILAPALTRHLRRRVDAVATTDIVSNPAECFAEDVPTLLVSFARSGNSPESIAATDLAGRYLSECHQLIITCAEDGRLYRDHADAENSLVMLMPPETNDRGFAMTSSFTSMMLTAWAVLGGTEDVTGLAARLSAAAEGMISEDRERTDSLAARGYERVVYIGSGSLKGLAHESSLKLLELTAGHIVTYFESPLGFRHGPKSILNDKTLVVVYLSADPYTRKYDLDLVAEIRNTMSSGSVVVLDTLGTGEHPDTWTIEGLEGLQDVEIALPYVVAAQMIGLSFSLALGYTPDNPFPGGEVNRVVEGVTIYSPVRGA; this is encoded by the coding sequence ATGACCGATAGTTCAGGCTACTCCCAGACCGACGTGAAGGAGCGCGGCGCAGAGTGGACCGCTCGCGAAATATCTCAGCAGCCTTCTATGTGGCGGCGCACAGCCGAGATCCTGGAAGGGCGTTCATCTGAGATAAAGAGCTTCATCCAGCCTCTGATGTCCCGCAGAGAGCTGCGGATCGTCCTCGCCGGAGCCGGAACCTCGGCCTTTGCCGGGGAGATACTCGCTCCTGCTCTGACCCGGCATCTGCGCCGGAGAGTGGACGCCGTCGCCACCACGGACATAGTCTCGAACCCGGCGGAATGTTTTGCGGAGGACGTACCCACGCTACTCGTGTCGTTCGCGAGGTCCGGCAACAGCCCGGAGAGCATCGCAGCGACGGATCTCGCCGGTCGCTACCTCTCCGAGTGTCATCAACTCATCATAACCTGTGCCGAAGACGGCAGGCTTTACCGGGATCACGCAGACGCCGAAAATTCTCTTGTAATGCTCATGCCTCCCGAGACGAACGACCGGGGATTCGCGATGACCTCGAGCTTCACCTCGATGATGCTCACCGCCTGGGCGGTTCTCGGCGGGACAGAAGACGTAACCGGGCTTGCGGCACGACTCTCCGCAGCGGCGGAAGGGATGATCTCAGAAGATCGCGAGCGCACGGATTCCCTTGCAGCCCGGGGATACGAGCGGGTTGTCTACATCGGAAGCGGTTCTCTGAAAGGGCTTGCTCACGAATCTTCCCTGAAGCTTCTGGAGCTGACGGCGGGACACATCGTGACGTACTTCGAGTCCCCTCTTGGTTTTCGGCACGGGCCAAAGTCCATTCTCAACGATAAAACGCTCGTCGTTGTCTACCTGTCCGCCGACCCGTACACCCGTAAGTACGATCTCGACCTGGTAGCTGAAATCCGGAACACGATGTCTTCGGGGAGCGTGGTCGTCCTCGACACCCTCGGCACCGGTGAACACCCGGACACCTGGACAATCGAAGGTCTCGAAGGTCTGCAGGATGTGGAGATAGCGCTGCCGTACGTGGTCGCCGCGCAGATGATCGGCCTCTCCTTCTCCCTTGCCCTCGGTTACACGCCGGATAATCCGTTCCCCGGAGGCGAGGTCAACAGGGTCGTCGAAGGGGTCACCATCTACTCTCCGGTCCGAGGAGCTTAA
- a CDS encoding N-acetylglucosamine kinase, which translates to MFLGVDGGGSKTAFCVLDERGSVRARARTESLYYFSEGIELVERVLERGVREICETAGIDKSEIAGAFFGLPGYGEASADLNSLDAIPGGVLGHDRYACGNDMICGWAGSLGAVDGINIISGTGSMTYGERGGFGVRVGGWGELFGDEGSAYWIATRGLNAFTRMSDGRLEPGPLYETILNHLDLEGDLDLIDIVLNRWKGSRSEIAALSRVVVEAAEAGDECAAEILSEAAGELAELVHATRRQLDFAAGEKVPVSYSGGMFTSGVMLDLFGAALTEGYDQYELRKPLFAPDIGAALYAARLFGKRIDPEDIVTSAL; encoded by the coding sequence GTGTTTCTCGGCGTAGACGGCGGTGGTTCAAAGACCGCGTTCTGCGTTCTCGACGAGCGGGGAAGCGTCAGGGCACGGGCCCGGACGGAAAGCCTCTACTACTTCAGCGAAGGTATAGAGCTGGTCGAGAGGGTCCTGGAGCGTGGAGTACGTGAGATCTGCGAGACGGCCGGAATAGACAAATCGGAGATCGCAGGCGCCTTCTTCGGGCTCCCCGGATACGGAGAGGCAAGCGCAGATCTCAACAGCCTAGACGCGATTCCGGGCGGGGTTCTCGGGCACGACAGGTACGCCTGCGGGAACGACATGATCTGCGGCTGGGCCGGATCCCTCGGAGCTGTGGACGGCATAAACATTATCAGCGGCACAGGCTCCATGACCTATGGAGAGCGGGGCGGTTTCGGTGTCAGGGTCGGTGGCTGGGGCGAGCTTTTCGGAGACGAAGGCTCGGCATACTGGATAGCGACGCGAGGACTCAACGCTTTTACTCGGATGAGCGATGGAAGACTAGAACCCGGACCGCTCTACGAGACGATTCTGAACCACCTCGATCTCGAAGGCGATTTGGATCTCATAGACATCGTCCTTAACCGTTGGAAGGGCAGTCGCAGCGAGATAGCAGCCCTGAGTCGTGTTGTCGTGGAAGCTGCGGAAGCCGGCGACGAGTGCGCAGCGGAGATCCTGTCCGAAGCGGCTGGTGAACTCGCCGAACTGGTCCACGCCACCCGAAGACAGCTGGACTTCGCGGCCGGAGAGAAAGTGCCCGTCTCTTACTCCGGCGGCATGTTCACTTCGGGGGTGATGCTCGATCTCTTCGGAGCCGCGCTCACCGAAGGTTACGACCAGTACGAGTTACGAAAACCCCTGTTCGCGCCGGATATCGGGGCGGCGCTTTACGCCGCCCGACTTTTCGGAAAGCGTATAGATCCAGAGGACATCGTCACAAGCGCACTGTAA
- a CDS encoding DMT family transporter: MNTRSWIPFAALLVLFWGVWGAFSSLPTAQYGYPDEMVYVIWSITMLIPAFFILRSERVFDRRPVAAFYGLLIGLTGAGGQLILFKTLTIGPAYLIFPLIALSPGITVLLATFLLRERLLGLTKVGIVVALLALLFFNISGSGGDASVGPWLLLALIITACWGVQAYFMRKAATVGVNDGTTFGYMTFSGLLLVPVAFIMMGGLPESAPWQAPVLAFGTQLLNAVGALFLVMALSRGKASIVAPTTNALAPVLTVVVSLVFYQTFPSVFGAIGILLAILGSTLMVYGDEKRGEVSAAEQARISGDDSLAADAPAESRPESTRKRVM, encoded by the coding sequence ATGAATACGAGAAGCTGGATACCTTTTGCGGCACTGCTGGTGTTGTTCTGGGGAGTCTGGGGAGCATTCTCCAGCCTTCCTACGGCTCAGTATGGCTACCCGGACGAGATGGTGTACGTGATCTGGTCGATTACCATGCTGATACCCGCGTTCTTTATACTTCGAAGCGAGCGAGTTTTCGACCGACGTCCTGTTGCGGCCTTCTACGGTTTGCTGATCGGCCTGACGGGGGCTGGCGGACAACTCATACTCTTCAAGACCCTGACGATAGGTCCTGCGTACCTTATATTTCCCCTTATCGCCCTCTCTCCGGGTATTACCGTTCTTCTGGCAACGTTTCTCCTTCGTGAAAGGCTGCTCGGTCTCACCAAGGTCGGGATCGTAGTTGCCCTTCTTGCTCTACTTTTCTTCAATATTTCCGGCAGCGGCGGAGATGCCTCCGTCGGACCGTGGCTCTTACTTGCCCTGATCATCACTGCTTGTTGGGGTGTACAGGCGTACTTCATGCGCAAGGCCGCAACCGTCGGGGTCAACGACGGCACCACCTTCGGATACATGACCTTCAGCGGACTGCTGCTCGTACCGGTGGCGTTCATCATGATGGGTGGTCTACCAGAGAGCGCACCGTGGCAGGCTCCGGTTCTCGCGTTCGGCACGCAGCTCCTAAACGCGGTCGGCGCGCTCTTCCTGGTAATGGCTCTGAGCCGTGGCAAGGCTTCGATCGTCGCCCCCACTACCAACGCTCTGGCTCCTGTCCTGACCGTGGTGGTCTCGCTCGTCTTCTACCAGACCTTCCCGAGCGTTTTCGGAGCTATCGGCATATTGCTCGCTATTCTCGGGTCCACCCTCATGGTCTACGGTGACGAGAAGCGTGGCGAAGTCTCGGCAGCGGAACAGGCTCGTATCAGTGGAGACGACTCCTTGGCTGCTGATGCACCTGCCGAGAGCAGACCCGAATCAACCAGAAAGCGCGTAATGTAA
- the lexA gene encoding transcriptional repressor LexA, which produces MSDSIHPKRLAILRAVARSSGGGEMPTVRELADSVGLSSAQTVHYHLGILEEEGYIERGDAPSRKRRPLRLTGRGWEVVGQAPMPGRVAAGRGLEAVAEDDYYSLNQVLGTLGGRRRYLLRVVGQSMTGAGIEDGDLLVVEEREDPPDGSVVVALIGGGDEVTVKKLYRERGEDGEMVRLVPKNGDHRDIMLPADEVRVQGEVVFVIHPPRR; this is translated from the coding sequence TTGAGTGACTCTATTCATCCGAAGCGGCTCGCTATTCTGAGGGCTGTTGCCAGATCGTCAGGTGGGGGAGAGATGCCTACGGTGCGGGAGCTTGCTGATTCTGTAGGGCTTTCGAGTGCTCAGACCGTTCACTACCATCTCGGTATACTGGAGGAAGAAGGTTACATAGAGCGTGGCGATGCACCGTCGAGGAAGCGTCGTCCTCTGAGGCTTACCGGGAGGGGCTGGGAGGTGGTTGGTCAGGCTCCGATGCCCGGACGGGTTGCGGCGGGACGGGGTCTCGAAGCGGTTGCTGAGGATGACTACTACTCCCTGAATCAGGTGCTCGGTACTCTCGGTGGTAGAAGGCGTTATCTGCTCCGGGTGGTTGGGCAGTCCATGACGGGGGCCGGGATAGAGGATGGGGACTTGCTCGTCGTGGAGGAGCGAGAAGACCCACCGGACGGGAGCGTGGTCGTTGCCCTGATAGGTGGAGGCGATGAGGTAACGGTGAAGAAGCTCTACCGGGAGAGGGGCGAGGACGGGGAGATGGTGAGGCTCGTGCCGAAGAACGGGGATCACCGCGACATCATGCTTCCTGCGGATGAGGTGAGGGTGCAGGGTGAGGTGGTGTTCGTGATCCACCCGCCGAGAAGATGA